The Pleuronectes platessa chromosome 13, fPlePla1.1, whole genome shotgun sequence genome includes a window with the following:
- the myom1a gene encoding myomesin 1a (skelemin) produces the protein MSGSLQTHQHQEQHQQHQQHQQQKQQLQHHFECSCFLNTKASASVSKQSFSSFSSFKTTSRRLQTSVKTEKVQEVEKLSSLRAKRTYLAMDTDKEIIGYVVPVFRANHEIVRGLMEAQEEVTEEGINYVAMKNLFVREAHEAVTVKVEKKTRKMQVRESAERVQLTKTMDEWSEFRKKMNPDSLTHLPEFIVKPRGQTVWEGNTIKLHCTVAGWPKPRIAWYKNNVLIDAKAHSEKYTVESNYNMHSLEIKNCDFLDTAQYQVSALNVKGETSLVSTIVVKRFQDEEEAGPLDAKPHGFCAEHGVTFETSIIDKFEVAFGSEGETLSLGCTVIVYPTVKKYQPDVVWYRNSVALKNSKWVHSHWSGERATLTLCHLNKEDEGMYTLRVNTKSGFNTYSAYVFVRDADVEVEGVPVAPLDVRCHDANKDYVVVTWKQPAVEGSSSILGYYIDRCEVGTQHWAQCNDTPVKYARFPVTGLVEGRSYTFRVTALNKAGVSRPSRVSEAVVAMDHSDRGRLRAGPLAPWTGMIKFTEEDPTVGFVPGEPSDVVVTEATKSYVVLAWKPPVQRGHEGVMYYIEKCIAGTDTWQRVNTGMPVKSPRFALFDLAEGKSYSFRVRCCNSAGVGEASISTGEITVGDKLDLPSAPGNPVAIRNTDTSVAVLWGASKDVTLLVGYYIECSVVGSDVWMPCNNKPVKQTRFVCHGLTTGESYVFRTKAVNAAGYSHSSTDSEAVVVQAAIAVPGRPTGVTLLEAVKDFMVLGWTAPANNGGADIRGYFVDYRTVKGNVVGKWHEMNHQALTTTTFKAENLKENVFYQFQVRAMNMAGVSKASLASASLECKEWTITVPGVPVGLHVLEVRDTSVVVLWEPPAFEGRSPVNGYYLDLKEVGEKGWKAAHEKANKKKYMKITGLKAGASYVFTVRAQNLAGVGKASAVLGPVPAQTRPGTKEIYVDVDDDGIISMVFECSEMSESSEFIWSKNYKTITDSSRLTVVNEQGRSRAIFNSPSLEDLGTFSCVVTNTEGISSSYTLTEEGLKRFLDISHEHKFPVIPFKNEMSMELLEKGCVRFWTQLEKCSSACEVDYVFNDVLVTQGKKYSMNFDKSTGIIEMFMDSLEVTDEGTFTFNLVDGKAKGTTSLVLIGEEFRELQRKSEFERAEWVRKQGPHFVEYLNFTVTSECNVLLRCKIGNVKPETEITWYKDKIEIADDDDDAQKIERQEGELTFNIGKWIIKQEKQKEREGKKPPADDVPPPPRSKISKADAGIYEVHLRDDRGKDKSLFNLTDAGYQTVMNELFRVIANSSCEIKVLSTEHGIVLHSEVTYHHEEMRVGWLQKDAKIAASERVKSGFTGEQLWLNINEPTEKDKGKYTMDIFDGKDGVKRVFELTGQAWEEAFEEFQRLKAAAIAERNRARVVGGLPDVVAIQEGKSLNLTGNVWGEPLPEVCWTKNEKELVSDSHIKLTLEHGKYASIAIDCVTTADSGKYALQVKNKYGKEAGEFTVSVYNPDEENKEGKKD, from the exons ATGTCAGGATCTTTACAA ACGCATCAGCATCaagagcagcatcagcagcatcagcagcatcagcagcagaagcagcagctgcagcatcactTTGAATGCAGCTGTTTCCTCAACACCAAGGCGTCAGCGTCTGTTAGCAAACAGTCGTTCAGCTCGTTCAGCTCGTTCAAGACCACCAGCCGGCG CCTTCAGACCTCTGTGAAGACAGAGAAG GTGCAGGAGGTGGAAAAACTGAGCTCGCTGAGAGCCAAACGCACCTACCTGGCGATGGACACGGACAAAGAAATTATCGGCTATGTCGTACCTGTATTTCGAGCCAA TCATGAGATAGTTCGGGGTCTGATGGAGGCCCAGGAGGAGGTTACGGAGGAGGGGATCAACTATGTGGCCATGAAGAACCTGTTCGTCAGGGAGGCCCACGAGGCTGTGACCGTGAAAGTGGAGAAGAAGACCAGAAAAATGCAAGTCAGGGAATCTGCTGAGCGTGTGCAACTGACCAAGACG ATGGACGAGTGGTCAGAGTTCCGTAAGAAGATGAACCCAGACAGCCTCACACACCTTCCAGAGTTCATTGTGAAGCCCCGTGGACAGACGGTCTGGGAGGGCAACACCATCAAGCTGCACTGCACCGTGGCCGGGTGGCCCAAACCCAGGATCGCTTG GTACAAAAACAATGTGCTCATCGATGCCAAGGCCCATTCCGAGAAGTACACGGTGGAGAGCAATTACAACATGCACTCCCTGGAGATCAAGAA CTGTGATTTCCTCGACACTGCTCAGTATCAGGTTTCTGCGCTCAACGTGAAAGGAGAGACGTCCCTTGTGTCCACCATTGTCGTCAAAA GGTtccaggatgaagaggaagcaggTCCACTCGATGCTAAACCAC ATGGTTTCTGCGCTGAGCACGGTGTCACCTTCGAGACCTCCATCATTGACAAATTTGAAGTGGCCTTTGGCAGCGAGGGCGAGACCCTGAGTCTGGGCTGCACCGTCATCGTTTATCCCACCGTGAAGAAATACCAGCCTGATGTCGTGTGGTACAGAAACT CCGTCGCCCTGAAGAACTCCAAATGGGTCCACTCCCACTGGTCCGGTGAGCGTGCCACTCTCACCCTCTGCCACCTCAACAAGGAAGATGAGGGCATGTACACCCTGCGCGTCAACACCAAATCTGGATTCAACACATACTCTGCCTACGTGTTCGTCAGAG ATGCCgatgtggaggtggagggggttCCCGTGGCCCCCCTGGATGTGCGCTGTCACGACGCCAACAAGGATTATGTGGTGGTGACCTGGAAGCAGCCAGCGGTGGAGGGCAGCAGCTCCATCCTGGGATACTACATCGACAG GTGTGAGGTGGGCACCCAGCACTGGGCTCAGTGCAATGACACCCCGGTGAAGTACGCCCGCTTCCCCGTCACAGGGCTGGTGGAGGGCCGCTCCTACACCTTCAGGGTCACGGCCCTGAACAAGGCAGGAGTCAGCCGTCCATCCCGTGTCTCCGAGGCCGTGGTGGCCATGGATCACTCTGACAGAGGTCGCCTCAGAG CTGGTCCCTTAGCTCCCTGGACTGGGATGATCAAGTTTACAGAGGAGGATCCCACTG TCGGCTTCGTCCCTGGAGAACCCTCCGATGTTGTGGTTACTGAAGCAACAAAGAGCTATGTGGTGCTCGCCTGGAAGCCCCCAGTCCAGAGAGGTCATGAAGGAGTCATGTATTATATTGAGAAG TGTATTGCAGGAACAGACACCTGGCAGAGGGTGAACACCGGTATGCCAGTCAAGTCTCCCCGCTTTGCCTTGTTTGACCTGGCGGAGGGGAAATCCTACAGCTTCCGTGTGCGCTGCTGCAACTCAGCTGGCGTGGGCGAGGCCTCCATCTCCACAGGAGAGATCACAGTGGGAGATAAACTGG ACCTGCCCAGCGCTCCGGGCAACCCAGTGGCCATCAGGAACACCGACACCTCAGTGGCTGTCCTATGGGGGGCCTCAAAAGATGTCACACTCCTGGTTGGGTACTATATTGAGTGTAGCGTGGTGGGCTCGGATGTCTGGATGCCATGCAACAACAAACCTGTCAAGCAGACCAG GTTTGTGTGCCACGGCCTGACCACTGGAGAAAGCTACGTGTTCAGGACGAAGGCAGTGAATGCTGCTGGATACAGCCACAGCTCCACGGACTCTGAGGCTGTGGTTGTGCAGGCTGCCATCG CCGTCCCTGGGAGGCCCACCGGTGTGACCTTGCTGGAGGCCGTCAAGGACTTCATGGTTCTGGGTTGGACCGCGCCTGCTAACAATGGAGGGGCTGATATCAGGGGATACTTTGTGGACTACAGGACTGTGAAGGGAAACGTTGTGGGGAAATGGCATGAGATGAACCACCAAGCTTTGACTACAACCACCTTCAAA GCTGAGAACCTGAAGGAGAACGTCTTCTACCAGTTCCAGGTGCGCGCTATGAACATGGCGGGTGTGAGCAAAGCCTCTCTGGCCAGTGCATCTCTGGAGTGCAAGGAATGGACCATTACTGTGCCag GTGTTCCCGTTGGTCTCCACGTGCTGGAGGTCCGTGACACCTCCGTCGTGGTCCTGTGGGAGCCGCCTGCATTCGAGGGCCGCTCTCCTGTCAACGGGTACTACCTGGATCTCAAGGAGGTTGGAGAGAAGGGCTGGAAGGCTGCCCACGAGAAGGCCAACAAGAAGAAATACATGAAG ATTACCGGGCTGAAAGCTGGTGCATCCTACGTCTTCACTGTGCGCGCTCAAAATCTGGCTGGAGTCGGAAAGGCATCGGCTGTTCTGGGTCCGGTCCCGGCCCAGACCCGCCCTG GCACCAAAGAGATTTATGTGGATGTCGATGATGATGGCATCATCTCGATGGTCTTCGAATGCTCCGAGATGAGTGAAAGCTCCGAGTTTATTTGGTCCAAGAATTACAAGACCATTACAGACTCCTCCCGGCTGACTGTTGTCAATGAACAGGGCAG GTCCAGAGCCATCTTCAACAGCCCCTCCCTGGAGGATCTGGGAACCTTCTCCTGTGTGGTCACCAACACTGAGGGCATCTCCTCCAGCTACACACTCACCGAGGAGG GTCTCAAGCGTTTCCTGGACATCAGCCACGAGCACAAGTTCCCTG TTATTCCCTTCAAGAATGAAATGTCCATGGAGTTGCTGGAGAAGGGTTGCGTGCGATTCTGGACTCAGTTGGAGAAATGCAGCTCTGCCTGCGAAGTGGACTACGTCTTCAACGACGTCCTCGTTACTCAGGGAAAG AAATACTCAATGAACTTCGACAAGTCCACCGGCATCATTGAAATGTTCATGGACTCTCTGGAGGTCACCGATGAGGGAACGTTCACCTTTAACCTGGTGGATGGAAAGGCCAAGGGGACAACCAGCCTGGTGCTCATTGGAGAAG AATTCAGGGAGCTTCAAAGGAAGTCAGAATTTGAGAGGGCAGAATGGGTCAGGAAACAAG GTCCTCACTTTGTCGAGTACCTTAACTTTACTGTCACGTCAGAATGCAATGTGCTGTTGAGATGCAAG ATTGGAAATGTCAAACCCGAGACCGAGATCACCTGGTACAAGGACAAAATTGAGAttgcagatgatgatgatgatgcccaGAAGATCGAGAGACAGGAGGGCGAATTGACCTTTAATATCGGAAAG TGGATAATTAagcaagagaaacagaaagaaagagaaggaaaaaagccACCTGCGGATGACGTTCCTCCACCACCAAGATCCAAA ATCTCCAAAGCGGATGCCGGTATTTATGAGGTACATCTGAGGGACGACAGAGGCAAAGATAAGAGCCTCTTCAATCTGACAGACGCAG GATATCAGACTGTAATGAATGAGCTGTTCAGGGTTATCG CCAACTCCTCCTGTGAAATTAAAGTCCTCAGCACTGAACACGGTATCGTCCTCCACTCCGAGGTTACATATCACCATGAGGAAATGCGTGTTGGTTGGCTCCAAAA AGATGCAAAGATCGCCGCCTCCGAGAGAGTTAAGTCCGGATTCACGGGAGAGCAGCTCTGGCTTAACATCAATGAGCCCACTGAGAAGGACAAAGGCAAATACACCATGGACATCTTTGATGGCAAGGACGGAGTCAAGAGAGTCTTTGAGCTGACTGGCCAGG CTTGGGAGGAGGCATTTGAAGAATTCCAGAGGCTCAA GGCAGCAGCAATTGCAGAAAGAA ACCGCGCTCGTGTTGTTGGAGGCTTACCAGATGTGGTTGCAATCCAAGAGGGCAAG tcccTGAACCTGACCGGCAACGTCTGGGGTGAGCCCTTACCCGAGGTGTGCTGGACCAAGAACGAGAAGGAGCTTGTATCTGATAGCCACATCAAGCTCACGTTGGAGCATGGGAAGTATGCCAGCATCGCGATCGACTGCGTCACCACGGCTGACTCTGGCAAATACGCCCTCCAGGTCAAGAACAAGTACGGAAAGGAAGCTGGCGAGTTCACTGTCAGTGTCTACAACCCAGACGAGGAGAATAAGGAGGGGAAGAAAGACTAA